GCAATCTCTCTGCGGTTGGAGCTGGTAATCAGACAAGGCCCCGAGAATCTCAGGTTAATGAGGGGGACAAGGTGACAGTCAAATCGATGGAAGACAAAGATTCTAAaaatggggacccacatgatagaggtaaagaaaataaATGGTCTACTCTTTTTGGAGTCAGACCTTTGGTGAAATCTAGTCTTCCGgaagttcaaaatatttttgatccaGCGAAAGGGGTTTTTGCCATATCTGTTCCAGATAAGCTGGTCGATTTCATAGTGTCTGGATTAGCAATGACTCTAGTGGGATGGTTTGCTAGGTTCAGACCTAACATTGATGTAGTAAGGaactttataaggaggaaatgggttctcaaaggtcaagtggatgtggcagcttTGCCCaagggttttttttcctttgcctTTAATAATgcagaagatatgaataaagctctatgtgaaggaCCGTGGATGTTCGGAAAGTCATccttggctttacagaaatgggcaCCTAACCTCCCCctggatgaatccttctttgtgtcgGCACCTGTGTGGACACGTCTCCCTGGCCTTCCTCTAGAGTTCTGGAATGAGGAGATCTTTAAAGGGATAGCAAGATCATTTGGTGAACTCCTTTCGATTGGCCCAATGACAAtagctaaatcaaggttggtttttgctcATATTTgttttaatgttaatcaaatgacggatatgcctcaatctattgagataCTATCAAAACTGGGGAAATGAACCCAAGAGATTGAATACGAATCTCTCctgtttgtttgttttcattgtaaaaagtcaggccattgggcaaaatcttgcccgCTCAAGAAGGGTAAGAGTGGTAAAATTGATAGTAACCTGAAGcgaaaatggaaaatgaaagggaAGAATGATGTTCCACCCTCAGAGGTTGTCCGTGAGAAAGAAGCGACCAAGatggaaaacaaggaaaagaaggaTGTGAATGCTAACAATAATAAATCAGCTTGTGTCCGTTCAAACagtcaaaaagaaagtaacaaggaggaagCATATGGgatagaagaaaaagtttaaaaacCTGAATCAGAGGATTTGATGGTTGGCCCTGTCATCTAGGGTAGAGTTGATGAGTTTTCCTATGATAATGCTTCTGCatcatctaataataaagaaaatgaggaagactttaatgaagcgcaGGACTATAATATTTTGGAGACTGAGgctttgttgttattaaccaatggaagtcctcAACAGACTGTAAATATGATCCTGAAATCCCAATGTAACACGCCACCTAAAAGTTTGGATATGGTGGTTCTTgaaggaaatcttaggattttcggtattaaagaaggcaagtcaaataagggaggaaccaatggaggtatttcaaccagaagcaagaataagaaaatggtagatgttGGAAGTCATAGCAAAAAGCAGGGGAGATCCTCTTTACAGAATCAGAGTGAACATGAAAGTTGGAAGAACTGTGCGGACGAAACACAgagctccattgagtcagccttatccctagttaaagtatgaagataatttcatggaatattataGGGATGAATGCCCCCCATAAGCAAGATGTGTTGCgtaatattgtaagagatcataaaccagatgtagTCCTTATTCAGGAAACAAAGATGTGTAAGAATAAAGTGGAAAGTATTAGAATATTCAAGAGTAATGGGGTTATTGGAACAAGTTTGAAGGGTGCTTCTGGaggtacaactatcttttggaatcaGAATACTATTTTAGGAAAGGAAATAGCTTCAAGTGTTAGCAGGACTTCTATCTTGCTTGAGCACATTAAGGATAACTCTGTttgggttatcactaatatctatgtgcCTAATTCCAAAGCTGGTAGAATTAAATTTTGGAGGAGCATGGCTGAAGATAGATTAAGGTTTGTTGATAAAAGttggatgattatgggagatttcaatgcctctttaaaagaggatgaaaagaggggaggccttcctttgcagttggagggaagacaagatctaatggattttattaatgatcaagctttgatggatgtggatctccaagggattaattacacttggaccaatagaagaaatggttcctgatcttattcaagtcaggCTGGATAGATCCTTGATTTGTCTCGATTGGATTTCTAAGTACAATTGTTCTTTAGCATCTAACTTTAAGATTGGGGcggatcattaccctatttctttcactgccaattcTATTTCTGCAAAGCgtaattttccttttagatttgagaaaGCCTGGCTATCTCACCCTTCTTTGGAAGCTTGTGTGGATAAATGGTGGAATTCAGAGGTTGAGGGAATGACTTTATTTAGAGTGGCCAAAAAGCTAAATATCATCAAAGCCAAagttaaaatctggaacaaagagacctTTAGAGATATCTTTAATATTAAAGCTCAAATTAAGATTGATatcaaagaagttcaagataaaattcaagagGAAGGGCTTTCTAAGGAATTGaggaatgttgaaaatgggttgttgtctaaataccatgaagtcatttctaatgaagaaactttttggagacaaagatcaagatctttgtatttgaaggaaggtgattaAAACACCCAGTTTTTTCACATGATGGCTCTAAAGCATAGGGCGGCCAATAGGATTTTAGGTTGTCCAGACAAAGAGGGATTTTGTTAGATGAAaaggaaataagaaaggaagctaagGATTTCTTTAGCAATCTTCTGGGAGGTGAGGACATCCTAGATTTTGGAAATCAAAATCTACttgctcaagctatccctcctatctTAAATGAGGATGATAACAAAAATCTTTCTTAGATCCCTTCGAATCAAGAAATTAAGAAGGCtgtgttttcctttcttggagataAGTCCCCTGGCCTAGATGgattccccatgttcttcttccaaaaattttggcatattgtggagatggatatttgtaatggagttaaagaattctttggctcaaGGAGacttctaaaagaactcaatgctacctttattgttcttattcctaagatacctagagctgattctctcaataagttcagacctatcagtctttgtaattcagtttataagatcatttctaaggtTTTTACTTCTAGAATGCTGAATATTCTCCCCTGCATTATCTCAGCTCAGAAAAAtagttttgttcctggtaggcagattttggactctatcatttctgttcatgagaatattcactctttaAATGCTGCCAAAAAAAAGTGCTTTTTTTGAAGTTGCACATGTCTAAGGCatatgacagagtgaattggcaattccttttcagaattatgaaagcttttgggtttggtgAAAGGGTGATTCAGATTTGTTCTCAGCTGACTGGAACTTCTACTTTTGTcattattattaatggatccccttctagtttcttcaaaagttctagaggcctaagaaatggggatcctatctctcctatcttgtttactattctgGCTGAAAGTCTGGGCAGATTTATTATGATAAATGTGGAAGATGGAAAACTTAAAGGACTAAAACCTTCCTCGTCCATCATAGCCtatactcatgaacagtttgttgatgattcgattacaatgggagaagctaccataagggagacgagaaacatgaagagtgttatggatacctatgaagctgcttctggtcaaaaaataaattgggataagagctctatGTTCTTTATCAATACCCCTGTGGATAGACAAAGTAGGATCAaaagaatccttggatgtaaaattgttgagtttccttccacttatttgggtctccccttgtgcttaaagccttcagagaatttctggatgaagctggttgatagatttaaTTCCAAACAGGtcggatggaaaggagccctccttagccaagtgggtaaggtgacgttacttaaagctacccttcaaaacTTGCCAATCTATGCCCTTAGCCTATTCAAAATCCCTTGAAAgtttgcggaggctattgaaagaattcaaaaaaaattcttatggtcgggagtggaagataaaaatagaatcccccttattgcgtGGAATAAgatttgtactcctaaggcttttgggggtttCGGGTTAAGGAACATTtcaactatgaataatgccttgttagctaaacaaatttggagaatgaaaggagaggaaagggaatggaatttgatttggaaaaagaaatacctttataTGCCACCAactaaggaagaatttatggaaaattctttttgtgtggaaggctctgcaatttggaatgtagTTCAAACGGCTAAAGATTGGGCAAcagctggaagaaagtggaaattggggaatgggagaactattagattctgggaggacaaaTGGCTATTGGATAAACTGCTGGAGGAAATATccatccttaaggaatggaaagagtGGTTCAAAATCAGGTATGGAGTctttgttagagactactggagaaatgggaagtggattgagttcagctAACTTTGTCCACAATTAAAAAGTTTAGAGATCTTGCTTTCCTCTAAAATTTTCATGGACAATTGCAAGGACTATTTGATTTGGAGGGAAAATTCTGATGGGAAATATTCTGTGTCTTCAGCAATGTCAATACACAACAAAAAGCCAGAAGTGATCCCTTTGTGGGATAAAGTGTTGATAAAGAAGCTGATGCCTaaaattaatatctttttttggatttttctccaaaataaggtgttaactcttgataatcttcataagcatggatttgtttttcctaacaggtgttctctttgctacAGGGAGGAGGAGTCTGGTTGTCATATTCTTTACAAGTGTATTTCCAGTCAGGAAATGGAGAACATTATTTTTAGAAGATGGAAATTGAGTTGGGTTTTTCTGAATTCCCTAGAAGAATTTTGGCAGTaatggtattgccctagttccaactctaagaatgttgagctctgGAAATTTACCCTCCCTAATATCATATGGAGCATCTAGAAGGAGcgaaacaataggatttttagggataaaagtgtgaaccctgaagtggtggtggataaaatctatagagggat
This genomic stretch from Cryptomeria japonica chromosome 8, Sugi_1.0, whole genome shotgun sequence harbors:
- the LOC131857675 gene encoding uncharacterized protein LOC131857675, producing the protein MGEERQGEWKARNSNFKHGDGNLSAVGAGNQTRPRESQVNEGDKVTVKSMEDKDSKNGDPHDRGHWAKSCPLKKGKSGKIDSNLKRKWKMKGKNDVPPSEVVREKEATKMENKEKKDVNANNNKSACGRVDEFSYDNASASSNNKENEEDFNEAQDYNILETEALLLLTNGSPQQTVNMILKSQCNTPPKSLDMVVLEGNLRIFGMNAPHKQDVLRNIVRDHKPDVVLIQETKMCKNKVESIRIFKSNGVIGTSLKGASGGTTIFWNQNTILGKEIASSVSRTSILLEHIKDNSVWVITNIYVPNSKAGRIKFWRSMAEDRLRFEKAWLSHPSLEACVDKWWNSEAIQENKRLSVSPGKGKRKMEEGGPSKEELSQTKKSKKDTVEKIQEDMGKQKETEVHSKDLEKEGSEMETDEFDGEERWKEEEMGEEEGGAEDVSDQDSPTHSDKLNNEERDLETEQEKEKENSSREQDKSGEGIILDKLKNQSEARMGFDRWIYERIKYLEKIDKQQEEKGKNVESNQEQWQKGMEEKVEKMEAQISNLEEGKNAMKNLLGMILDILSTSTLSSMTMNLEEIAKFIEGSSTSKPVVDLNIDEDATEAGTVESAPSGVAKEPGRA